The sequence CTGGCTCGATCAGCAAATATTAGGCGCTGATAACGCCCAGGATGGGAAACGATGGTGGTCTCAGCCACAcccttcatcttcttcagcTCACTTTCGACAACGCCGGCCTTTGTACAGAACATCTTCTTCCCCTCAACAGCAGCAACTATACGATCCAAATGAGCCCATTCCTGTACCCAAGTCACCTTATAATTTGTATCCTCCGCGTCAAGAGCTACCCCAAACTTCTCCAAATAACTTGCACCACAGAAATATCCGGTCACCTCCGCAGAGATatccttccctttcttctcaGATCTCTTTGGCGGGAATACCTCGTGGGCCGCACTATGGAGGACACCAACTAGGCTCGGCATACTATACCCCTTTCTTGCCCAATTTGATGCAGCAACAGAACAGTTTAATGCCGCCTCAGTTGTTGCTGGCACGACAGCAAATTCGGTTTAACCAAGTTCAACCGTATTTACCGCACTTGAATTCTCCGCCAGAGACGATGAATAGGTTCTCTCCGATGCATGGCATGGCCGAAATGAGTGATCCACGAGCCAAATCAAGACAAGTTGGTAATGGGCGGCCTCGATTTCAGTCTAAATACATGTCGGCTGAAGAGATTGAAAGCATTTCGAGGATTCAACAAGCTGCTACTCACAGCAGTGACCCGTACATTGACGATTACTACCACCAAGCTTGTTTAGCCAAGAAAGCCTCAAATTCGGAAACGGCACATTATTTTTGCCCAAATATTACTAAAAGTAATTCTTCTCAATCTCGGGGTAAGGACGATCCCCAACCGTATCTTCATATAGATGGTCTTGGTCGGCTTCCCTTCTCTTCGATTAAAAGGCCTCGCCCTCTTCTTGAAGTCGATCCCTTCTCTTTATCTGTTGAAAATAAATGTTCTATGAAGCCTCTCGAGCAAGAGGCAATGCTAGTAGCGAGGATCATTATTGAAAACGGCTTTGCCCTTCTCCTCGACATAGACGATATCAATCGATTGCTGCAATTCACCCAGCCGCAAGATGGTGGTTCCCaactgagaaaaagaaaacagctCCTGCTAGAAGCCCTGGCTGCGTCGCTACATTTAGTTGACCCGTTCGCCGCTGGTAAAGCAATGAATTCTGTGGGACTAACCCCAAACGACGACCTTTTGTTCCTTCGATTGGTTTCTCTCCCTAAAGGTCGGAAGCTTCTTTCTCAATACCTTTGCCTTCTGACACCGGGCAGCGACATTGCTCGCATAGTTTGTATGGCTATTTTCCGCCATTTAAGGTTTTTATTCGGCAGTTTACCCTCCGATTCTGGTGCGGCCGAAACCACGAGAAATCTCGCGAGTGCTGCGTCTACTTGTATTCGTGGTATGGATCTTAAATCCCTAAGCGCTTGCCTAGCAGCCGTCGTGTGCTCCTCCGAACAGCCGCCCCTCAGGCCGCTCGGAAGTGCTTCCGGTGACGGGGCTTCAGTTGTTATCATATCCACTCTAGAGAGAGCGACCGAACTTTTAACAAATTACCATGCTGCTGCCGATTACAGCGCACAAAACCGGGTTTTGTGGCAGGCGTCATTTGATGCTTTCTTTGGGCTTCTCACAGACTACTGCAAGAGTAAATACGACTCCATTATGCAATCCTTGGCTGTTCAGAATCCCTATGGCGCTGACGTTGGCTCCGAGGTAGCAAAAGCCGTTAGCAGGGAGATCCCTGTCGAGCTTCTGTGGGTGAGCCTTCCTCATACCAACGAGCAGCAGCGTAAGCTGTTACTCGATTTTGCTCGGCGTTCGATGCCTGTCACTGCATATAATGCTCCCGAGGCAGGTAACGGACCGATAACTCCCGAGTCGGTGCATGGTTAGTTCACCCTAGGTGGTACGGTGATTGCGAAcgaaaggacaaaaaaaaaaaaaagggtagcaGAATAAGGTTCTTTGAGTGAGTATCTATAGTAAAGTGTGTTAATTACTTGAATTTGAAGTTTCTTTggtattttttatatgttataaGCTAGTAGTATTGTTGGGAGTTTCTGGGGAGCTTAATTTTGGTGCTCTGAAGCGAAAACTCCGGCAATGCGTAGGATAATGACTGTACAGGTCCTGTCACTTGAAGACGATATTTGGCTGTTCTTCAAGGCTCCTGTCGGGTCGTCACAACTCGCAAAGAAGGTAGTTTTTTGGTGCCTTTTGTTTTGCTTGGTGATAcaagtttgttttatttttcgcagTTCTTCGTTCTTTTGAACTTTCGAAAGTCctgtaataataaatttaaaccTGGGTTTGTATTCTGCTTGTGTGACTTTTGTGAAGATTTGTCTCCGCCTTTCTTTGGCGAGAAATAAAGTTTATGAAATGTGAGCTTATTTTATGTCATGGATCAATTTTGTCACTGCATGATATTTCCTTGGTTAATTTGGTTGGTTTTTCTCGAAATCTAACACATGAACTGGTTCATGGTTTTGTGATCTCTCTATATGAGTAATGTCTCTCTTAATTTCTTCGGTCATTATTTGTTTTTCATAGagcttgatgatgatgatgtttgAAATCTAGGTAAATACATattaaataagaattaaaatctTTGTAAATATTTGTTCTCAGGGATTAACTAAAGAAATTGGAAGCTTACACACTTCATTAATGTCCGATTGAGAAACTTATACAAATAAAGGAGAACTTCTCACACTTATTGTGGAGGAGGTTACTCCTATATTGTGGAGGAGGTTACAACCATACACTCTCAagaatacaaatttataaattcgaAAACTATCAAGTTGTGATTGGTGCAGTTGGATCGTTTGGTGTGGTTCGGTTGTCCTCTTGATTccgaattgattttgatttagtaAGTTGGTTGAACTGGCTCAATGTGGTTTGATTTGATGCTTCAATACTCCCTCGCAAACTGGGCATTGGTGATAACCAGAGACCGAGTTTGGTTCTAAGACCAACAAAGCTGTCCCGAGTCAATGGTTTGGTAAAAATATCAGCAAGTTGTAAAGAGGATGGAACGTAACGAGTGATAATAGAACCGAGGGCAACCTTTTCCCGCACAAAGTGATAGTCGATCTCAATATGCTTGGTTCGAGCATGAAAGACTGGATTAGTTGTGAGATGCAAAGCAGATATGTTGTCGGAAAAAAGTAGGGAAGGCCGAGGTTGAGAAATGCCAATATCACGTAAAATATGCGAGATCCACGTGAGTTCAGCAGCTGTTGAGGCGAGGGCCCGGTATTCGGCCTCGGCCGTGGATCGAGACACAGTAGGCTGCTTCTTTGCGCACCAAGAAATACAATTAGAACCAAGAAAAGAACAATAACCTGTAGTAGATCGACGCGTAAGTTTGCATCCTGCCCAGTCCGCATCAGCAAAGGCGAATAAGTCCAGCGAGCTACGAGCTAGGATGCGAAGCCCTAGATGTAGACTTCCCCGTAAATATCGGAGTATCCGCTTTACTAATTGGTAATTGGCATTAGTAGGAGCATGCATATGCTGACAGGCGACATTGACCGCGAGTGAGAGATCCGGGCGAGTAATGGTGAGATATTGAAGAGCACCGACAACGCTTCGATAGTGCGAGGGGTCACTATATAGTTTGTCTCCTTCCTTAAGTGGAGGTGGTTTAGAGGTCATAGGGGTGGCAATGGGCTTGCATTGCTCCATAGAAGCCCGAGTTAAGATATCAGAAGCGTATTTTCGTTGTGAGAGAAATAAACCATTTGAAGAGCGGTGTACTTCAATCCCCAAGAAGAAATGTAGAGGACCCAAATCTTTCATAGGAAAAACCTGACCAAGAGCAAAAATAAGTCGATCTAAAAGTTGGTGCGAGTCACCTGTGAGAACAATATCATCCACATAGAGAAGTAGAATAATAGTATGATTGTCATGACGATAGATAAATAGTGATGGATCGAAGATACTACAAACGAACCCATAACCAATCAGAAAGTCACTGAATTTGTCGAACCATGCccgaggagcttgcttgagccCATACAGTGCGCGCCGAAGTAAACACACATGATCGGGATAAGTCGGGTCACGAAAACCAGGTGGTTGCTCCATATAAACCGGTACTACGAGGTCGCCATGTAAGAAAGTGTTTTTAACGTCCAATTGACGAATCGGCCAATGTCGAACAGTAGCTATAGTGAGTACGATACGAATAGTACCCGGCTTTACGACCGGACTGAATGTCTCAAGGAAGTCGACCCCCTTCTCCTGATGGAAGCCCTTGGCCACAAGGCGGGCTTTAAGTCGATCTAGTGACCCATCCGCATGGAGTTTTGTCTTGAAGACCCATTTACATCCGATGACATTCATCGAGGGACACCGTGGAACAAGCTGCCATGTTCTATTTGTTGCAAGAGCGTCCAATTCCTCACGCATCGCTGCTGTCCACCCAGAGTGCTTAAGAGCCGATTGGACAGTGTGCGGTTCGAGAGGAATTGATGATAGGGCAAGATTAGCATACCGTGGGTTAGGCTTGAAAATTCCGATCTTGGAGCGGGTCACCATAGGATGCATAGAGGGAGTGGCCACTTCTGTCGCAGGTGGTGCGGCATCAACTGGAGGCATAGACGAAGAGCTGGGAGGATCAGTAGGTTGCAAGTTTGTTGAAGTAGTAGTTGCAGCCTCATCAGAGAATAATCGAGCAACTTCTCTTGAGTCAGTTGAATCAAATAGAGAAGTTCGGCTAGATTGAGTAGAGTCAGTAGAGCCGAGAGTGGAGCCCCAATGCAAGAGATCCCCGATAGAAGTAGCAGCGATCTGAGAGGAAGTAGCAAATGGAAAGTAATGTTCATCAAAAATAACATGTCGAGAAATATAGATACGACCGGTAGATCGATGAAGACAGCGATAACCCTTGTGTTTCTCACTGTAGCCTAAAAAGACACAAGGCAATGATCGTTTGTCGAATTTATTCACCATATAACTGCGAAGATATGGAAAGCAACAAGATCCAAAAGTACGAAGATGTGAATAGTCGGGATCCTTTTTGAAAAGAACTGAATATGGACTTTTCTTGCCTAGTGCTGCAGACGGAAGCCGATTGATCAAATAATTAATAGTGGTGAATGCTTCCACCCAGTAGCAGCTGGGCATTGAGGCCTCAAATAGTGCAGCGAGTCCAAGTTCCACAATGTGGCGATGCTTCCTTTCTGCAACACCATTCTGTTCTGGTGTGCTCGGACATGAAAGTTGGTGTTGGATGCCGCAATTGCGAAGATGAGAAAGAAAGGCATTACTAATGAATTCACCCCCGCCATCcgattgaaaaattttaatttttctttcaaattgatTTTCAACCAATTTTTGAAAGGTGAGAAAAATATCCAAAAAATCTGATTTGCGCTTCAATGGATATAACCAACAGTAACGAgaaaaatcatcaataaatacTACGTAATATCGAAACTGTTGCATTGAAGATACCGGCGCTGGTCCCCAAATATCACAATGTAATTTATTCAAAGGAAAAGAACATCGAGAATTAGATATATAGAATggtaattttgaacttttgctGATCTGACAGCTTGTACACAAAGTGCCAGAAGACTTAGCTactgaaattaaattattactcCGCAAATGCTGCAAGATTTGGCTATTCGGATGGCCCAATCGACGATGCCAAGTGAGTTCATCGGTCGCCTTATTTCGCTGAGAGAAGAAGGCTGCAAGCTGCGGATCTTTATTGGTGTACAACCCTTGATGATTATTTCCTGTCATTAATACTTGGTGTGTCTTGGAATCCTTAATAGAAAAACCAGAtgcatcaaatttaaaataacagGGATGATCTGTTGTCAATTTGGAAACAGAGAGAAGATTTTTCTTCATTTGCGGGACAACCAGGACATTAGAAAGCGAAAAGCGATGAATACCATTACCAAAAGAGCCCGTACCCACATGAGTAATCGGTAGGGAAGTTCCATCTCCTACTATCACACTATCAGATCCAGAATAAGGAACCAAGTTAGTAAGGTTACCTGGCTTATCTGTGATATGAGCATTGGCACCAGTGTCGGGATGCCATTCATCATCATGCACATCAGTGATATGGAGAGAAGCTAGACCACGGGGAATGTCGTCACTTTGATAGCTGTTATCGAATCGAAACCAGCATCGCAGAGCATCATGGCCTCGCTTTTTACAAATTTGACAAGTGAGAGGATTGTTGCCAGTAGAGGAAGTCAAGGCTGCACGATCAGCCCCAGGCGGCGGGGTAGATTGATAGCCCTCTGATCTGCCACCTTGGGTCGTCTGAGGAAAACCCCGGCCTCGAGAGTTGAAGTTATGGCCTCTACCTCGGCCTCTGTGCCGGTTGCTTCCGCGTCCCCGTTGTGACACAAAAGCCATAGACACATCAGGAGCTGGGCTTGAGTGTCGCTTGATTCGTAATTCATAGCTTTGGAGTTGGGGAACCACCTCTGTATATAGCGGAATAGGAGGTCGGAACATAGTCGTCTTGAATGGCTCATAGCTGTCATCGAGCCCTTCTAATAACCTGAAAACTTTGGTAGAATCCGAAACAGGTTTGCCAATAGCATGCAGTTGATCAcaaattgatttaaaattaCGAAGGTAAGTAGGTAAAGGATTATTTCCTTTCCTGATGTGTTGCAGCTGTGCGAGTAGGTCGAATTCACGGGCGATCGAGCTCTGCTTGAAGTGGTTGGTTAATGCTGTCCACACTTCAGCTGCAGTTTGAAGACCGACGGCATGGCCGAGAACCTCTTCGGAGAGAGTGCCCACGATCCATGATTTCACAAGGCGATCGGTCCGTACCCAAGATGTGTAGTCTGGGTTGTTGACGGTGGCTCCACTTTCTGAAGTCGACATCTTAGGTGGTGCGATAGTCTCCCCCATGAGGAAACCAAGTAAGTCCTGACTTTCGATCAGTGACACTACTTGTGTTTCCCAGAGCAGATAGTTGTTGTCATTGAGCTTCAATGTGACGAAATTTGCCACATTAATGGTGGAGGGAAAGGGAAATTTCGGGTTAGCTAAggatgccattttttttttttttttaagatcttTGGTGCCTTAGcgtggctctgataccataaagAAATTGGAAGCTTACACACTTCATTAATGTCCGATTGAGAAACTTATACAAATAAAGGAGAACTTCTCACACTTATTGTGGAGGAGGTTACTCCTATATTGTGGAGGAGGTTACAACCATACACTCTCAagaatacaaatttataaattcgaAAACTATCAAGTTGTGATTGGTGCAGTTGGATCGTTTGGTGTGGTTCGGTTGTCCTCTTGATTccgaattgattttgatttagtaAGTT is a genomic window of Ananas comosus cultivar F153 unplaced genomic scaffold, ASM154086v1, whole genome shotgun sequence containing:
- the LOC109704627 gene encoding uncharacterized protein LOC109704627; its protein translation is MARLEESVPSYGFANLSKSFSDAAQFDASQYEFFGKDVAEEVELGGLDDAADGRDGALGDEEDQFSYLGDRAEDEVLGSLSDVDDLVSTFSKLNKIVSEPKRTAVLGHRGSFSRESSTATDWALEPGFSNWLDQQILGADNAQDGKRWWSQPHPSSSSAHFRQRRPLYRTSSSPQQQQLYDPNEPIPVPKSPYNLYPPRQELPQTSPNNLHHRNIRSPPQRYPSLSSQISLAGIPRGPHYGGHQLGSAYYTPFLPNLMQQQNSLMPPQLLLARQQIRFNQVQPYLPHLNSPPETMNRFSPMHGMAEMSDPRAKSRQVGNGRPRFQSKYMSAEEIESISRIQQAATHSSDPYIDDYYHQACLAKKASNSETAHYFCPNITKSNSSQSRGKDDPQPYLHIDGLGRLPFSSIKRPRPLLEVDPFSLSVENKCSMKPLEQEAMLVARIIIENGFALLLDIDDINRLLQFTQPQDGGSQLRKRKQLLLEALAASLHLVDPFAAGKAMNSVGLTPNDDLLFLRLVSLPKGRKLLSQYLCLLTPGSDIARIVCMAIFRHLRFLFGSLPSDSGAAETTRNLASAASTCIRGMDLKSLSACLAAVVCSSEQPPLRPLGSASGDGASVVIISTLERATELLTNYHAAADYSAQNRVLWQASFDAFFGLLTDYCKSKYDSIMQSLAVQNPYGADVGSEVAKAVSREIPVELLWVSLPHTNEQQRKLLLDFARRSMPVTAYNAPEAGNGPITPESVHG